Proteins from one Mus caroli chromosome 3, CAROLI_EIJ_v1.1, whole genome shotgun sequence genomic window:
- the Adam15 gene encoding disintegrin and metalloproteinase domain-containing protein 15 isoform X3, whose translation MRLALLWALGLLGAGSPRPSPPLPNIGGTEEEQQASPERTLSGSMESRVVQDSPSMSLADVLQTGLPEALRISLELDSESHVLELLQNRDLIPGRPTLVWYQPDGTRMVSEGYSLENCCYRGQVQGHPSSWVSLCACSGIRGLIILSPERGYTLELGPGDLQRPVISRIQDLLLPGHTCAPSWHASVPTRAGPDLLLEQHHAHRFKRDVVTETKIVELVIVADHSEVRKYPDFQQLLNRTLEAALLLDTFFQPLNVRVALVGLEAWTQHNLIEMSSNPAVLLDNFLRWRRTDLLPRLPHDSAQLVTVTSFSGPMVGMAIQNSICSPDFSGGVNMDHSTSILGVASSIAHELGHSLGLDHDSPGHRCPCPGPAPAKSCIMEASTDFLPGLNFSNCSRQALEKALLDGMGSCLFERQPSLAPMSSLCGNMFVDPGEQCDCGFPDECTDPCCDYFTCQLRPGAQCASDGPCCQNCKLHPAGWLCRPPTDDCDLPEFCLGDSSQCPSDIRLGDGEPCASGEAVCMHGRCASYARQCQSLWGPGAQPAAPLCLQTANTRGNAFGSCGRSPGGSYMPCAPRDAMCGQLQCQWGRSQPLLGSVQDRLSEVLEANGTQLNCSWVDLDLGNDVAQPLLALPGTACGPGLVCIGHRCQPVDLLGAQECRSKCHGHGVCDSSGHCRCEEGWAPPDCMTQLKATSSLTTGLLLSLLLLLVLVLLGASYWHRARLHQRLCQLKGSSCQYRAPQSCPPERPGPPQRAQQMTGTKSQGPTKPPPPRKPLPANPQDRHPPGDLPGPGDGSLPLVVPSRPAPPPPAASSLYL comes from the exons ATGCGGCTGGCGCTGCTCTGGGCTCTGGGACTCCTGGGCGCGGGCAGCCCTCGGCCCTCCCCGCCGTTGCCAAATATAG GAGGCACTGAGGAAGAGCAGCAAGCCAGCCCAGAGAGGACACTGAGTGGATCCATGGAGAGCCGGGTTGTTCAGGACAGCCCCTCGATGAGCCTAGCAGACGTGCTTCAG ACTGGTTTACCTGAGGCCCTGAGGATTTCCTTGGAGCTCGACAGTGAGAGTCATGTCCTGGAGCTTCTACAGAATAG AGATCTAATCCCTGGCCGCCCAACTCTGGTGTGGTACCAGCCTGATGGCACCCGAATGGTCAGCGAGGGCTACAGTCTA GAAAACTGCTGCTACCGAGGACAAGTGCAGGGCCACCCCAGCTCCTGGGTCTCCCTCTGTGCCTGCTCTGGAATCAG GGGGCTGATCATCCTGTCCCCAGAGAGAGGCTATACACTGGAGCTGGGCCCTGGGGACCTTCAGCGTCCTGTCATTTCTCGGATCCAAGACCTCCTGTTGCCGGGGCACACTTGTGCCCCAAGCTGGCATGCCTCTGTGCCCACTCGGGCAGGACCAGACCTCCTTCTGGAACAGCATCACGCTCACAGG TTCAAGCGAGATGTAGTAACAGAGACGAAAATTGTGGAGCTGGTGATTGTGGCTGATCATTCAGAG gtcagAAAGTACCCTGACTTCCAACAACTGCTGAACCGGACACTAGAAGCGGCTCTCTTGCTAGACACA TTCTTCCAGCCCTTGAATGTCCGGGTAGCCCTTGTGGGCCTAGAGGCATGGACCCAGCACAACCTGATAGAAATGAGCTCCAACCCAGCTGTCCTGCTAGACAACTTCCTCCGCTGGCGCCGGACAGACTTGCTGCCTCGACTGCCCCATGACAGTGCCCAACTGGTGAC TGTTACTTCCTTCTCTGGGCCCATGGTGGGCATGGCCATTCAGAATTCCATCTGTTCCCCTGACTTCTCCGGAGGTGTGAATATG GACCACTCCACAAGCATCTTAGGCGTTGCCTCCTCGATTGCCCATGAATTGGGCCACAGCCTGGGTCTGGACCATGATTCGCCCGGGCACAGATGTCCCTGTCCAGGTCCAGCTCCAGCTAAGAGCTGCATCATGGAGGCCTCCACAGA CTTCCTACCAGGTTTGAACTTCAGCAACTGCAGCCGACAGGCCCTGGAAAAGGCCCTCCTGGATGGAATGGGCAGCTGCCTCTTTGAACGGCAACCCAGCCTGGCCCCTATGTCCTCTTTGTGTGGAAATATGTTTGTGGACCCCGGAGAGCAGTGTGACTGTGGCTTCCCAGAT GAATGCACTGATCCCTGCTGTGACTATTTCACCTGCCAGCTGAGGCCAGGAGCCCAGTGTGCGTCTGATGGACCCTGTTGTCAAAACTGCAAG TTGCACCCAGCTGGTTGGCTGTGCCGCCCTCCCACAGACGATTGTGATCTGCCTGAGTTCTGCCTAGGAGATAGCTCTCAGTGCCCGTCTGACATCAGACTTGGGGACGGTGAGCCTTGTGCTAGTGGAGAGGCTGTGTGTATGCACGGACGCTGTGCCTCCTATGCCCGGCAGTGCCAGTCACTTTGGGGACCTGGGGCCCAGCCTGCTGCGCCACTTTGCCTCCAAACAGCCAACACTCGGGGTAATGCCTTTGGGAGCTGTGGGCGCAGCCCTGGTGGTAGCTACATGCCTTGTGCCCCTAG AGATGCCATGTGTGGGCAACTGCAGTGTCAGTGGGGTAGGAGCCAGCCTCTGTTGGGCTCAGTCCAAGATCGGCTCTCGGAGGTCCTGGAAGCCAACGGGACACAGTTAAACTGCAGCTGGGTGGACCTGGACCTGGGCAATGATGTGGCCCAACCTCTTCTGGCTCTGCCTGGCACTGCCTGTGGTCCTGGCCTG GTGTGCATCGGCCACCGATGCCAGCCCGTGGATCTCCTGGGAGCACAGGAATGTCGAAGCAAATGCCACGGCCATGGG GTCTGTGACAGCAGCGGGCACTGCCGCTGTGAAGAGGGCTGGGCACCTCCTGACTGCATGACCCAGCTCAAAG CAACCAGCTCCCTGACCACAGGCCTGCTCCTCAGCCTCCTGTTGTTATTGGTCCTCGTACTACTTGGTGCCAGCTACTGGCACCGTGCCCGCCTGCATCAGCGGCTCTGCCAGCTTAAGGGATCCAGCTGCCAATATAG GGCACCCCAATCCTGTCCTCCTGAACGACCAGGACCTCCACAGCGGGCACAGCAGATGACAGGCACTAAG TCTCAGGGGCCTaccaaacccccacccccaagaaagcCACTGCCTGCCAACCCACAGGACCGGCACCCACCAGGTGACCTGCCTGGCCCAGGAGATGGAAGCTTGCCGCTGGTGGTGCCCTCCAG GCCAGCTCCACCACCCCCTGCAGCATCTTCGCTCTACCTCTGA
- the Adam15 gene encoding disintegrin and metalloproteinase domain-containing protein 15 isoform X2, with translation MRLALLWALGLLGAGSPRPSPPLPNIGGTEEEQQASPERTLSGSMESRVVQDSPSMSLADVLQTGLPEALRISLELDSESHVLELLQNRDLIPGRPTLVWYQPDGTRMVSEGYSLENCCYRGQVQGHPSSWVSLCACSGIRGLIILSPERGYTLELGPGDLQRPVISRIQDLLLPGHTCAPSWHASVPTRAGPDLLLEQHHAHRFKRDVVTETKIVELVIVADHSEVRKYPDFQQLLNRTLEAALLLDTFFQPLNVRVALVGLEAWTQHNLIEMSSNPAVLLDNFLRWRRTDLLPRLPHDSAQLVTVTSFSGPMVGMAIQNSICSPDFSGGVNMDHSTSILGVASSIAHELGHSLGLDHDSPGHRCPCPGPAPAKSCIMEASTDFLPGLNFSNCSRQALEKALLDGMGSCLFERQPSLAPMSSLCGNMFVDPGEQCDCGFPDECTDPCCDYFTCQLRPGAQCASDGPCCQNCKLHPAGWLCRPPTDDCDLPEFCLGDSSQCPSDIRLGDGEPCASGEAVCMHGRCASYARQCQSLWGPGAQPAAPLCLQTANTRGNAFGSCGRSPGGSYMPCAPRDAMCGQLQCQWGRSQPLLGSVQDRLSEVLEANGTQLNCSWVDLDLGNDVAQPLLALPGTACGPGLVCIGHRCQPVDLLGAQECRSKCHGHGVCDSSGHCRCEEGWAPPDCMTQLKATSSLTTGLLLSLLLLLVLVLLGASYWHRARLHQRLCQLKGSSCQYRAPQSCPPERPGPPQRAQQMTGTKAALADRSNPPTRPLPADPVVRRPKSQGPTKPPPPRKPLPANPQDRHPPGDLPGPGDGSLPLVVPSRPAPPPPAASSLYL, from the exons ATGCGGCTGGCGCTGCTCTGGGCTCTGGGACTCCTGGGCGCGGGCAGCCCTCGGCCCTCCCCGCCGTTGCCAAATATAG GAGGCACTGAGGAAGAGCAGCAAGCCAGCCCAGAGAGGACACTGAGTGGATCCATGGAGAGCCGGGTTGTTCAGGACAGCCCCTCGATGAGCCTAGCAGACGTGCTTCAG ACTGGTTTACCTGAGGCCCTGAGGATTTCCTTGGAGCTCGACAGTGAGAGTCATGTCCTGGAGCTTCTACAGAATAG AGATCTAATCCCTGGCCGCCCAACTCTGGTGTGGTACCAGCCTGATGGCACCCGAATGGTCAGCGAGGGCTACAGTCTA GAAAACTGCTGCTACCGAGGACAAGTGCAGGGCCACCCCAGCTCCTGGGTCTCCCTCTGTGCCTGCTCTGGAATCAG GGGGCTGATCATCCTGTCCCCAGAGAGAGGCTATACACTGGAGCTGGGCCCTGGGGACCTTCAGCGTCCTGTCATTTCTCGGATCCAAGACCTCCTGTTGCCGGGGCACACTTGTGCCCCAAGCTGGCATGCCTCTGTGCCCACTCGGGCAGGACCAGACCTCCTTCTGGAACAGCATCACGCTCACAGG TTCAAGCGAGATGTAGTAACAGAGACGAAAATTGTGGAGCTGGTGATTGTGGCTGATCATTCAGAG gtcagAAAGTACCCTGACTTCCAACAACTGCTGAACCGGACACTAGAAGCGGCTCTCTTGCTAGACACA TTCTTCCAGCCCTTGAATGTCCGGGTAGCCCTTGTGGGCCTAGAGGCATGGACCCAGCACAACCTGATAGAAATGAGCTCCAACCCAGCTGTCCTGCTAGACAACTTCCTCCGCTGGCGCCGGACAGACTTGCTGCCTCGACTGCCCCATGACAGTGCCCAACTGGTGAC TGTTACTTCCTTCTCTGGGCCCATGGTGGGCATGGCCATTCAGAATTCCATCTGTTCCCCTGACTTCTCCGGAGGTGTGAATATG GACCACTCCACAAGCATCTTAGGCGTTGCCTCCTCGATTGCCCATGAATTGGGCCACAGCCTGGGTCTGGACCATGATTCGCCCGGGCACAGATGTCCCTGTCCAGGTCCAGCTCCAGCTAAGAGCTGCATCATGGAGGCCTCCACAGA CTTCCTACCAGGTTTGAACTTCAGCAACTGCAGCCGACAGGCCCTGGAAAAGGCCCTCCTGGATGGAATGGGCAGCTGCCTCTTTGAACGGCAACCCAGCCTGGCCCCTATGTCCTCTTTGTGTGGAAATATGTTTGTGGACCCCGGAGAGCAGTGTGACTGTGGCTTCCCAGAT GAATGCACTGATCCCTGCTGTGACTATTTCACCTGCCAGCTGAGGCCAGGAGCCCAGTGTGCGTCTGATGGACCCTGTTGTCAAAACTGCAAG TTGCACCCAGCTGGTTGGCTGTGCCGCCCTCCCACAGACGATTGTGATCTGCCTGAGTTCTGCCTAGGAGATAGCTCTCAGTGCCCGTCTGACATCAGACTTGGGGACGGTGAGCCTTGTGCTAGTGGAGAGGCTGTGTGTATGCACGGACGCTGTGCCTCCTATGCCCGGCAGTGCCAGTCACTTTGGGGACCTGGGGCCCAGCCTGCTGCGCCACTTTGCCTCCAAACAGCCAACACTCGGGGTAATGCCTTTGGGAGCTGTGGGCGCAGCCCTGGTGGTAGCTACATGCCTTGTGCCCCTAG AGATGCCATGTGTGGGCAACTGCAGTGTCAGTGGGGTAGGAGCCAGCCTCTGTTGGGCTCAGTCCAAGATCGGCTCTCGGAGGTCCTGGAAGCCAACGGGACACAGTTAAACTGCAGCTGGGTGGACCTGGACCTGGGCAATGATGTGGCCCAACCTCTTCTGGCTCTGCCTGGCACTGCCTGTGGTCCTGGCCTG GTGTGCATCGGCCACCGATGCCAGCCCGTGGATCTCCTGGGAGCACAGGAATGTCGAAGCAAATGCCACGGCCATGGG GTCTGTGACAGCAGCGGGCACTGCCGCTGTGAAGAGGGCTGGGCACCTCCTGACTGCATGACCCAGCTCAAAG CAACCAGCTCCCTGACCACAGGCCTGCTCCTCAGCCTCCTGTTGTTATTGGTCCTCGTACTACTTGGTGCCAGCTACTGGCACCGTGCCCGCCTGCATCAGCGGCTCTGCCAGCTTAAGGGATCCAGCTGCCAATATAG GGCACCCCAATCCTGTCCTCCTGAACGACCAGGACCTCCACAGCGGGCACAGCAGATGACAGGCACTAAG GCTGCGCTGGCTGACCGATCCAATCCCCCCACTCGCCCTCTGCCCGCTGACCCTGTGGTGAGGCGCCCAAAG TCTCAGGGGCCTaccaaacccccacccccaagaaagcCACTGCCTGCCAACCCACAGGACCGGCACCCACCAGGTGACCTGCCTGGCCCAGGAGATGGAAGCTTGCCGCTGGTGGTGCCCTCCAG GCCAGCTCCACCACCCCCTGCAGCATCTTCGCTCTACCTCTGA
- the Adam15 gene encoding disintegrin and metalloproteinase domain-containing protein 15 isoform X1 — protein MRLALLWALGLLGAGSPRPSPPLPNIGGTEEEQQASPERTLSGSMESRVVQDSPSMSLADVLQTGLPEALRISLELDSESHVLELLQNRDLIPGRPTLVWYQPDGTRMVSEGYSLENCCYRGQVQGHPSSWVSLCACSGIRGLIILSPERGYTLELGPGDLQRPVISRIQDLLLPGHTCAPSWHASVPTRAGPDLLLEQHHAHRFKRDVVTETKIVELVIVADHSEVRKYPDFQQLLNRTLEAALLLDTFFQPLNVRVALVGLEAWTQHNLIEMSSNPAVLLDNFLRWRRTDLLPRLPHDSAQLVTVTSFSGPMVGMAIQNSICSPDFSGGVNMDHSTSILGVASSIAHELGHSLGLDHDSPGHRCPCPGPAPAKSCIMEASTDFLPGLNFSNCSRQALEKALLDGMGSCLFERQPSLAPMSSLCGNMFVDPGEQCDCGFPDECTDPCCDYFTCQLRPGAQCASDGPCCQNCKLHPAGWLCRPPTDDCDLPEFCLGDSSQCPSDIRLGDGEPCASGEAVCMHGRCASYARQCQSLWGPGAQPAAPLCLQTANTRGNAFGSCGRSPGGSYMPCAPRDAMCGQLQCQWGRSQPLLGSVQDRLSEVLEANGTQLNCSWVDLDLGNDVAQPLLALPGTACGPGLVCIGHRCQPVDLLGAQECRSKCHGHGVCDSSGHCRCEEGWAPPDCMTQLKATSSLTTGLLLSLLLLLVLVLLGASYWHRARLHQRLCQLKGSSCQYRAPQSCPPERPGPPQRAQQMTGTKQASVVSFPVPPSRPLPPNPVPKKLQAALADRSNPPTRPLPADPVVRRPKSQGPTKPPPPRKPLPANPQDRHPPGDLPGPGDGSLPLVVPSRPAPPPPAASSLYL, from the exons ATGCGGCTGGCGCTGCTCTGGGCTCTGGGACTCCTGGGCGCGGGCAGCCCTCGGCCCTCCCCGCCGTTGCCAAATATAG GAGGCACTGAGGAAGAGCAGCAAGCCAGCCCAGAGAGGACACTGAGTGGATCCATGGAGAGCCGGGTTGTTCAGGACAGCCCCTCGATGAGCCTAGCAGACGTGCTTCAG ACTGGTTTACCTGAGGCCCTGAGGATTTCCTTGGAGCTCGACAGTGAGAGTCATGTCCTGGAGCTTCTACAGAATAG AGATCTAATCCCTGGCCGCCCAACTCTGGTGTGGTACCAGCCTGATGGCACCCGAATGGTCAGCGAGGGCTACAGTCTA GAAAACTGCTGCTACCGAGGACAAGTGCAGGGCCACCCCAGCTCCTGGGTCTCCCTCTGTGCCTGCTCTGGAATCAG GGGGCTGATCATCCTGTCCCCAGAGAGAGGCTATACACTGGAGCTGGGCCCTGGGGACCTTCAGCGTCCTGTCATTTCTCGGATCCAAGACCTCCTGTTGCCGGGGCACACTTGTGCCCCAAGCTGGCATGCCTCTGTGCCCACTCGGGCAGGACCAGACCTCCTTCTGGAACAGCATCACGCTCACAGG TTCAAGCGAGATGTAGTAACAGAGACGAAAATTGTGGAGCTGGTGATTGTGGCTGATCATTCAGAG gtcagAAAGTACCCTGACTTCCAACAACTGCTGAACCGGACACTAGAAGCGGCTCTCTTGCTAGACACA TTCTTCCAGCCCTTGAATGTCCGGGTAGCCCTTGTGGGCCTAGAGGCATGGACCCAGCACAACCTGATAGAAATGAGCTCCAACCCAGCTGTCCTGCTAGACAACTTCCTCCGCTGGCGCCGGACAGACTTGCTGCCTCGACTGCCCCATGACAGTGCCCAACTGGTGAC TGTTACTTCCTTCTCTGGGCCCATGGTGGGCATGGCCATTCAGAATTCCATCTGTTCCCCTGACTTCTCCGGAGGTGTGAATATG GACCACTCCACAAGCATCTTAGGCGTTGCCTCCTCGATTGCCCATGAATTGGGCCACAGCCTGGGTCTGGACCATGATTCGCCCGGGCACAGATGTCCCTGTCCAGGTCCAGCTCCAGCTAAGAGCTGCATCATGGAGGCCTCCACAGA CTTCCTACCAGGTTTGAACTTCAGCAACTGCAGCCGACAGGCCCTGGAAAAGGCCCTCCTGGATGGAATGGGCAGCTGCCTCTTTGAACGGCAACCCAGCCTGGCCCCTATGTCCTCTTTGTGTGGAAATATGTTTGTGGACCCCGGAGAGCAGTGTGACTGTGGCTTCCCAGAT GAATGCACTGATCCCTGCTGTGACTATTTCACCTGCCAGCTGAGGCCAGGAGCCCAGTGTGCGTCTGATGGACCCTGTTGTCAAAACTGCAAG TTGCACCCAGCTGGTTGGCTGTGCCGCCCTCCCACAGACGATTGTGATCTGCCTGAGTTCTGCCTAGGAGATAGCTCTCAGTGCCCGTCTGACATCAGACTTGGGGACGGTGAGCCTTGTGCTAGTGGAGAGGCTGTGTGTATGCACGGACGCTGTGCCTCCTATGCCCGGCAGTGCCAGTCACTTTGGGGACCTGGGGCCCAGCCTGCTGCGCCACTTTGCCTCCAAACAGCCAACACTCGGGGTAATGCCTTTGGGAGCTGTGGGCGCAGCCCTGGTGGTAGCTACATGCCTTGTGCCCCTAG AGATGCCATGTGTGGGCAACTGCAGTGTCAGTGGGGTAGGAGCCAGCCTCTGTTGGGCTCAGTCCAAGATCGGCTCTCGGAGGTCCTGGAAGCCAACGGGACACAGTTAAACTGCAGCTGGGTGGACCTGGACCTGGGCAATGATGTGGCCCAACCTCTTCTGGCTCTGCCTGGCACTGCCTGTGGTCCTGGCCTG GTGTGCATCGGCCACCGATGCCAGCCCGTGGATCTCCTGGGAGCACAGGAATGTCGAAGCAAATGCCACGGCCATGGG GTCTGTGACAGCAGCGGGCACTGCCGCTGTGAAGAGGGCTGGGCACCTCCTGACTGCATGACCCAGCTCAAAG CAACCAGCTCCCTGACCACAGGCCTGCTCCTCAGCCTCCTGTTGTTATTGGTCCTCGTACTACTTGGTGCCAGCTACTGGCACCGTGCCCGCCTGCATCAGCGGCTCTGCCAGCTTAAGGGATCCAGCTGCCAATATAG GGCACCCCAATCCTGTCCTCCTGAACGACCAGGACCTCCACAGCGGGCACAGCAGATGACAGGCACTAAG CAAGCTAGTGTGGTCAGCTTTCCAGTGCCCCCCTCCAGGCCGCTGCCACCTAACCCCGTGCCCAAGAAACTCCAG GCTGCGCTGGCTGACCGATCCAATCCCCCCACTCGCCCTCTGCCCGCTGACCCTGTGGTGAGGCGCCCAAAG TCTCAGGGGCCTaccaaacccccacccccaagaaagcCACTGCCTGCCAACCCACAGGACCGGCACCCACCAGGTGACCTGCCTGGCCCAGGAGATGGAAGCTTGCCGCTGGTGGTGCCCTCCAG GCCAGCTCCACCACCCCCTGCAGCATCTTCGCTCTACCTCTGA